The genome window TTTTTTAATGTCTGCTAACGTTTTTGGCATTTTTGCATACACCTCACTATAAAACAGTATACCATGATGTAATTAAAATGTCAATAAAATATAATATTTTATCACCGTGATACAAAGTCGTCAACTTTTTTCTTAAGATTTCTTAAAATTTTTTAATGTGAAATTCACTTTATTGTCTTACACAAAAGTTAGGATATAAGCAGTCCGCTAATTTTCCAAATTCTTGGATTGACAATGTTTCACCACGACGTGATGGTTCAATTCCGGCTTCTTCTAATGCTTGAAGGATAAGCTCTTTATTTTGCTTACCATTAACAAGTCCATTTTGTAAATTATTTAAAATTGTTTTACGACGTTGTGCAAACGAAGCACGGGATACTTCAAATAAGAAGTCCTCGTCAATTACTTTCACTGGAGGATTTTCATGTTTAATTAAACGGATTACTGCCGAATCTACATTGGGCTGTGGCATAAATACCGTTTTTGGCACAACCATCGCGATTTCCGCTGTTACGTAATACTGAATTGCAATTGATAAGGAGCCATATGCCTTCGTACCCGGTTTTGCGGTAATACGATCCGCTACTTCCTTCTGCATCATCACGACAAAGCCGCGAATCGGTAAACGATCATTTAAAAGCTTCATTAAGATTGGTGTTGTCACATAGTAAGGTAAATTAGCCACGACCATAATATCATCAATACCTGGCATTTCTTCTTCGATTACTTGTGCAACATCGGCCTTTAAAATATCCGAAT of Solibacillus isronensis contains these proteins:
- the rsmA gene encoding 16S rRNA (adenine(1518)-N(6)/adenine(1519)-N(6))-dimethyltransferase RsmA; its protein translation is MHKDIATPVRTKEILEKYGFSFKKSLGQNFLIDPNILRNIVSHANLTENSGAIEVGPGIGALTEHLAREAKKVVSFEIDQRLLPVLEDTLSPYDNVKIVHSDILKADVAQVIEEEMPGIDDIMVVANLPYYVTTPILMKLLNDRLPIRGFVVMMQKEVADRITAKPGTKAYGSLSIAIQYYVTAEIAMVVPKTVFMPQPNVDSAVIRLIKHENPPVKVIDEDFLFEVSRASFAQRRKTILNNLQNGLVNGKQNKELILQALEEAGIEPSRRGETLSIQEFGKLADCLYPNFCVRQ